In Procambarus clarkii isolate CNS0578487 chromosome 82, FALCON_Pclarkii_2.0, whole genome shotgun sequence, one genomic interval encodes:
- the LOC123764247 gene encoding protein SON-like: MSQQVATRLNMSQQVATRLTMSQQVATRLNMSQQVATRLTMSLQVATRLTMSQQVATRLTMSQQVATRLTMSQQVATRLTMSLQVATRLTMSLQVATRLTMSQQVATRLTMSQQVATRLTMSLQVATRLNMSLQVATRLTMSQQVATRLTMSLQVARRLRQVHDNVFQEQKQRLDF, translated from the coding sequence atgagccagcaggtggctacaagactcaacatgagccagcaggtggctacaAGACTCACCATgagccagcaggtggctacaagactcaacatgagccagcaggtggctacaAGACTCACCATGAGCCTGCAGGTGGCTACAAGACTCACCATgagccagcaggtggctacaagactcaccatgagtcagcaggtggctacaagaCTCACCATgagccagcaggtggctacaAGACTCACCATGAGCCTGCAGGTGGCTACAAGACTCACCATGAGCCTGCAGGTGGCTACAAGACTCACCATgagccagcaggtggctacaAGACTCACCATgagccagcaggtggctacaAGACTCACCATGAGCCTGCAGGTGGCTACAAGACTCAACATGAGCCTGCAGGTGGCTACAAGACTCACCATgagccagcaggtggctacaAGACTCACCATGAGCCTGCAGGTGGCTAGAAGGCTCAGGCAAGTGCATGATAATGTTTTCCAGGAACAGAAACAAAGATTGGACTTTTGA